Proteins found in one Thermodesulfobacteriota bacterium genomic segment:
- a CDS encoding response regulator — MNDKTAVDRTDHGLADVSVLYVEDEAITRERLAALLRRRVREVHLAADGREGLEAFQEMRPDIVVSDIRMPRMDGLAMIAQMKRLEPTMRAIVTSAFSEVDLLLTAIELGVDGYIPKPVDSKRLLSLIMRCSETIRLRRAIEERDRAQQHLITELRQALAEIKTLQGILPICCSCKKIRDDQGYWTQVEAYLSQHSGLLFSHGICPDCAAKLYPEVFNSSAR; from the coding sequence ATGAATGACAAGACCGCTGTGGATCGGACAGACCATGGACTGGCGGACGTCTCGGTGCTCTATGTGGAGGACGAGGCCATTACCCGGGAACGGCTCGCTGCCCTCCTGCGGCGCCGGGTCCGGGAGGTCCACCTGGCGGCCGACGGCAGGGAGGGTCTGGAGGCCTTCCAGGAAATGCGGCCGGACATTGTCGTCTCCGACATCCGCATGCCCCGAATGGATGGCCTGGCGATGATCGCCCAGATGAAGCGCCTGGAGCCCACCATGCGGGCCATCGTCACCTCGGCGTTCAGTGAGGTCGATCTCCTGTTGACCGCCATCGAGCTGGGAGTCGACGGCTATATCCCGAAGCCGGTGGACTCGAAGCGGCTCCTTTCCCTCATCATGCGCTGCTCGGAGACCATCCGCCTCCGCCGCGCGATCGAGGAGCGGGACCGGGCGCAGCAGCACCTCATCACCGAGCTGCGGCAAGCCCTGGCCGAGATCAAGACCCTGCAGGGCATCCTGCCCATCTGCTGCTCCTGCAAGAAGATTCGGGACGATCAGGGCTACTGGACCCAGGTGGAGGCCTACCTGAGCCAGCACTCCGGCCTGCTCTTCTCCCACGGCATCTGTCCGGACTGCGCCGCCAAGCTCTACCCGGAGGTCTTCAACAGCTCCGCCAGGTAG
- a CDS encoding VPLPA-CTERM sorting domain-containing protein translates to MSSPLPPGATAPPHFVGIDLAIEAQPVPVPASLLLVGSGLLGLAGLRHRRRS, encoded by the coding sequence ATGTCATCGCCTTTACCACCTGGGGCAACGGCACCCCCCCATTTCGTGGGGATCGATCTGGCCATCGAGGCCCAGCCGGTGCCAGTGCCGGCCTCCCTGCTGCTCGTAGGCTCCGGCCTCCTGGGGCTGGCGGGCCTCCGCCATCGCCGCCGCTCCTGA